The genomic stretch ACGAGCCCATTTCAGCGCTCGATGGACCGATGGCTCATCTGGTGATGGAACTGCTTAAAGAACGTTTCCAGACCAGTGTGATCGCGCTGCACGATGTGGAGATGGCGTTGAAATACTGCAGTCGCATTGTCGGCATTCAGGACGGTCAGGTTGCGCTGGACGAATCCAGCGAGCGCCTGTCGGCCACCGACATCACGTCGCTGTATTAGGGAAACGGCCACGCTCATGTTCTCTTCCCCAACGGTCCGCACCAGCTTCATTTTTGTGGCCGTCGCCATTGTTGGCCTCTTGTTCGCAGACATTGCGATTACGGCGTCCAACCCATGGCGGGACCTTGGTAACTTTTTCCTGGGGGTTCTGACACCCAACTTCTTCAGCAGCGAAGGGCTGATGACGGCCCTGCTGAGAACCGTTGCCTTTGCGTTTGTCGGGGTAGCCCTGGGCAGCGTTTGCGGTTTCCTGCTGTCATTGGTTTACCGTTTCCTGCCCGTGCGCATCTTCTGTGCGTTTATCCGGGCCATCCACGAGCTGTTCTGGGCCCTGATCTTCCTTCAGTTTTTCGGTTTTCATCCGCTGACTGGTGTACTGGCAATTGCCATTCCCTACTCCGGGATCTTTGCCAAAGTGTATTCCGAAATCCTGGATGAGACGGACCCGGAGCCGGGACGGTTGTTGCCCCCCGGCACCGGTACGATAGCGGCGTTTCTTTACACCCGGATCCCCGATTGCTGGGTTCAGCTTCGTACCTATACGGCCTATCGGTTGGAGTGCGGCCTCCGTTCCAGCGCCATCCTCGGGTTCGTGGGCCTGCCGACACTCGGTTTCTATCTGGAAACCTCCTTCTCCCAGGGGCTCTATTCAGACGCCGGCGCCATGCTGATCCTCTTCTACGTGCTGATTGCCACCATGCCTCTCTGGGTCAGGCCCAGACTTCTGCCCGTCTATATCCTCGGGGCGCCCTTCTTCCTTGGCGATGGCCTGCCGATTGTCTGGGGCAATGTGGCCCGTTTCTTTACCGAGGACATCGTTCCCAGCCCTCTGCGAAATGGTGAAGGGGTCGCCGGCCTGATCCCATGGTTCAACGATCTTATGATTAACGAGGCCATGCCCGGTATCTGGAATACTGTGATACTCACTCAGATCGCCCTGGTCGCAACGGGCATCCTGACGCTCCTGGCATTCCCTCTGATCTCCAACCACTTCGGTGGCCCGGTTCGGCGCACATCGGGGCATATATTTCTGGTCATAGCCCGCTCAACACCAGAATACATCCTCGCCTACATCCTGCTGCAGCTCTGGGGTCCCTCAATGCTGCCAGCTGTCGTCGCGCTCGCGCTCCACAATGGCGGGATCATCGGCCATCTGATTGGCCGCCAGACCAACGGCATTCGCCTGCGGCCCGATGCACCAACCGGCTTCAATCGCTACAGCTGGGAGCTGGTTCCGCGGGTGTATCGGTCGTTCCTGGCGTTTCTGTTTTACCGGTGGGAAATCATCATGCGGGAAACCGCGATTCTCGGCATACTGGGCATCTATACCCTCGGCTTCTACGTCGACAGCGCCATCCAGAACATACGGTTTGACCGGGCTATGGTGCTGATCCTCATCACGGCCCTACTGAACATCGGCATTGATACCCTCGGCCGCTATATTCGCCGCAAGCTGGCCTTGCAGACCATGCCCACCTGCTAACCCGCAATGCGATCCCCATCACAGTTCCGTCATTTCGGCCAACGCTAAACCGGTAATTGGCGAACGGTTGGCGGTATTGTGCGGATACATTCCGTTACACTCTGATCACCTATTGCAACATTCAGAGTTCTGGTGATGATGGTTAACGGGTTGATTCTCTTCATTCAGGTCGGGCTGCTGGCGCTGCTTGTCCTGTTGGCTGTGCGGGTTATCTCGCTGGTGCGTTCCGAACCCATCGCAGTCGGTCGCCAGGAAATCTGGCCAGCAACGAAGGACACGGTAGCTACCGACCTGCCCTCAAACAATTCCGAATGGCCGGTTGCCAGCAGAAGGCCGGTTCCTGAAGCTGCTCCGGACCGGGCTGAGCTCATCACCCGATTGCACATTCTGGCTGGTCTCCAGGAACGGGATTGCCGCGTAAAGGGTCTGGTGCTAGCGACCGCACCCGATGCGGTCAAAGCGTATGCCACGGCTTGGCTGTACGGTGCCGGCTGCGCCCTGAGCGACAAAAGCAGTCGGCATTCCGAGGCACTGGCCGGGATCGTTGCCCAGACCATCAATCGAAAAACAGGGATTCGTCAACCGGAGGCGATGCAGGCGATCAGCACATTAACAGACAGTGCGGTTTATCTGGCTTGTTTCCGGGCGGGTCTGGAAGGTGCGGAGTTCTGGCGATACAACCATTTCGTACCGCCCACGTCGAGTCTTTACGACGCCATTACTGCCAACGCGTTTATTTAGCAGCCTGTCTGTTTGCGGTTTCAAGTACCCAGTCGGTACCCAGGGCAACGGGTTCCGCATGATCCTGCTCGTCCACTCGGGTTCCGGTTATTTCAGGCCGGCTGAAGCCGCCATCATCCGTATTGGCCATGCTGTCCACATCCACGGAACGAACCACATAGGTTACGCCACCGGCCAGCACTTTCGCACGATGGGTCAGACCGAAAACAAACCGGCAGTAATCAAGCTTTAGCTGAATCAGATCCTGTTCGGCTTTGCGGATTTTTCTGAGCAGAACCTTCTGAACGCTATCTCCGTAATCCATCACGTTGTCCCTGCAAATGGCGATGAGATGATTTTACACAATCCCGTACCGTTGTCAGCCGACCAGTTGCCGGTTCAGCTGTCCCGGTGCTATTCGGCCTGGAAAACCAGCTTAACCGGGATGTTTTCGATGAGTTCCTGGCCCTGTTGCAGATCAATGCGCCAGGTCATTTTGCCATCCACGGTGCAAAAAGGGGCTGTGAAACGGGCGGAGTACTGGTTTTCCGACTCTTTGCCGAGGGGCACCGGGTACTCGCCCATGTACATGGACTCGCCCCGGAGAACAGCCAGAAAGCGTTCCGGACGTTCCGGTGTAGCAACGGTTAGCTGGTATTCGGTGCCCTGAGCGCCCACGCCCATGGTGTTGAGGGCAACCTGCCAATCTCCGGAACCATTTGACCATTGGCACGGACCGCTTTCCAGCAGATCACACTGAACAGTCTGACTTTCTCCGCCGGACGTTTCGCCAGTGTCTCCTAGCAGGCGCCAACCGAACACACCGGCAACAACCACGGCCAGAATCAATCCTGTAACAGCAATCGCGCGTAACATAACCGCTTCCCGAACAAACCTGGCCGGCATTATGGGGTTTTCTCCGGCCGAGGCAAAGGTTTCTAAACTGGCGCTACTCATGAGAAAATACTGCGCCTTCAATTCGACCCATTCTGACCACAGGACACGCCCGTGCAGCCGGATATTTCCGTTAAGCACCTGAGCAAGGTATATGGCGACGGTTTTCAGGCCCTGAAAGACATTAACCTGGACATCCGCCGTGGCGAGATCTTCGCCCTCCTCGGCCCCAATGGCGCTGGCAAGACCACGCTTATCAGTATCATCTGCGGTATCGTCAATGCATCCTCCGGACAGGTAACGGCCGCCGGTTACGATATTGTCAAAGACTACCGCAAGGCCCGCGAGACCATCGGCCTGGTGCCACAGGAACTCAACACCGATTCATTCGAAACTGTCTGGAATGCCGTTTCCTTCAGTCGTGGGCTATTCGGCAAGGCGCCGAAACCTGCGCACATCGAGAAAGTCCTGAAAGATCTTTCTCTCTGGGACAAGCGCAACAACCGGATCATGTCTCTCTCCGGTGGCATGAAGCGCCGCCTGATGATTGCCAAGGCGCTCTCCCATGAGCCCCAGATACTGTTCCTGGATGAGCCCACGGCCGGCGTCGACGTTGAACTGCGCCGGGACATGTGGGAAATGGTACGCAAACTTCGGGAACATGGCGTGACCATCATCCTCACCACCCACTACATCGAAGAAGCCGAGGAAATGGCGGATCGCATCGGTGTCATTCGCGGTGGCGAGATCATTCTGGTCGAGGACAAGGCCCAGTTGATGACCAAGCTGGGCAAGAAAGAGTTGCGACTGCAGCTGCAGCACAAACTGGACAAGGTGCCCGGTGAACTGACTCTGGAGCCGATAGAGCTGTCAGAGGATGGTTACGAGCTGATATACACCTTCGACTCCCAGCGAGAGCAGGCAGGGGTAACCCGATTGCTCCGCACGCTTGGCGATCTCGGTATCGAATACCGAGACCTTCAAACCCGGGAAAGCTCCCTTGAAGAGATTTTTGTCGGCCTGGTGCACGAGTAAAACTGCCGGCTATTCTGGAGAAATGCATGAACCTGTACGGTATCCGCGCAATCTACAATTTTGAAATGGCCCGCATGAAGCGCACTGTGATGCAAAGTGTGCTCTCGCCGGTTATCTCCACCTGCCTGTATTTCGTGGTGTTTGGCTCAGCGATTGGCTCGCGGATGGGCGACATCGACAACATCGCCTACGGCGCTTACATCATCCCCGGCCTGGTGATGCTGTCGCTGCTGATGCAAAGTATTTCGAACGCCTCCTTCGGCATCTACATGCCCAAGTTCTCGGGCACGATTTATGAAGTGCTCTCTGCCCCGGTCTCCTATGTGGAAGTGGTGCTGGGCTATGTCGGTGCTGCTGCCACCAAGTCCATCATTCTTGGGCTTATCATCCTGGCGACCGCCAAGTTCTTTGTCGACTACGACGTATTGCACCCCTTCTGGATGCTCTCCTTCCTGGTGCTTACCTCGGTGACCTTCAGCCTGTTCGGTTTCATTATCGGCATCTGGGCCGACGGATTCGAAAAACTTCAGATCGTGCCGATGATGATTGTCACACCGCTGGTTTTCCTTGGCGGTACTTTCTATTCAATCGACATGCTGCCAGAGGTCTGGCAAACGGTGAGCCTGTTCAATCCGGTGGTTTACCTGATCAGCGGTTTCCGTTGGGCGTTTTACGGCGTGTCTGACGTTCATATTGCCATCAGTGTGGGAATGACCCTCGTATTCCTCACGGCCTGCATGGTCGGCATCTGGTGGATTTTCAAGACCGGCTACCGGTTGCGCTCGTGACCTGCGCATCAAGCCCGGTTCGGGGGCGGAAGTCTGGGCCCTCCTTGCAGCCAGCTTATTGCTCTACGGCTGCTCCTCGGGCATTGCAGCACCTCAGGACGGCCTGCCGGTCGTCGAGGCCTGCTTTGTGTCTGCGTCGGGCGTGGTGCCAGTGCAACTCGAGATTGCCAGCACTTCCGAGCAACGCCAGAAAGGACTGATGGGCCGTACGTCCATGGCTCCCGATGCCGGGATGCTGTTTAAATACCGCGAGCCGAGATCAGCCAGCCACGGATTCTGGATGTACAAGACCCTGATTCCCCTCGACATCGCCTACCTGAACGAGGATGGCAAGATTGGCAGCATTCGCAAGATGGTGCCCTGCCCCTCGGCCAGCGGCTCCGGTTGCCCCACCTACCCGGCCGGTGTGCCATTCATCGAGGCCGTGGAGATGAACGCCGGCTTTTTCCTGGAACATGGAATCGGAACGGGCGACCGGCTTGCCATCGGAAAGGACAATTGCCCGGCAAATTAGGCCGGGCAATGTCTCAGCAACCGATTCAGCTGTCCTGCCACTCTGGCTTGCGCTTCTCCAGAAATGCGCAGATACCTTCCTGGGCATCGTTCGCCATCATGTTGTCTGCCATCACCTTTGAGGTGTACTCATAAGCGTCCTCCAGCGGCATTTCCAGTTGCCGGTAGAAGGCTTCCTTACCAATCTTCAGGGTATGGCCGGACTTGTCTGCGATGGTACGCGCCAGCTTGTAAACCATTTCGTCCAGGTGCTGCTCATCAACAATCTGATTGACCAGTCCGATGCGTTCAGCTTTCACGGCACCAATCATCTCACCGGTCAGCAGCATTTCCATGGCGTGCTTGCGTGACACATTCCGGGACAGCGCCACCATCGGCGTGGAACAGAACAGCCCGATATTGACGCCAGGCGTCGCAAACCGGGCGGTATCGGCCGCCACGGCCAGGTCGCAGCTGGCCACCAGCTGGCAGCCGGCGGCGGTCGCAACACCCGCCACCCGCGCAATGACTGGCCGGGGCAGGTTCACGATCTGCTGCATCACCTTGCTGCACTGGTTAAACAGGGCCAGCTGGAATTCATGGCTATCAAACTGCTCACGCACTTCCCGGAGGTCATGGCCGGCACAAAACACGTTGCCATGAGCCGCAAGGACGACAACCCGCGTTTCCGAATCGGAGGCGATGATCGCCAGCTCTTCAGACAAGGCCTCGAGCATGGCCATGGAAAGGCTGTTTTTCTTCTCCGGCTGGTTCAGTGTAAGCGTGGTAATGCCATTTTCGCTGTACTTGTGCACCAGCTCTTGTGTTTGTTCAGTCATGTGGACACTCCATTTGAATCGTTGCTGCACCGGGCATTCTGGAATCTTACCCAGAGTATTGCTGACTGCGTCTATACTGTCGAAGCGACTTTTG from Marinobacter adhaerens HP15 encodes the following:
- a CDS encoding enoyl-CoA hydratase, giving the protein MTEQTQELVHKYSENGITTLTLNQPEKKNSLSMAMLEALSEELAIIASDSETRVVVLAAHGNVFCAGHDLREVREQFDSHEFQLALFNQCSKVMQQIVNLPRPVIARVAGVATAAGCQLVASCDLAVAADTARFATPGVNIGLFCSTPMVALSRNVSRKHAMEMLLTGEMIGAVKAERIGLVNQIVDEQHLDEMVYKLARTIADKSGHTLKIGKEAFYRQLEMPLEDAYEYTSKVMADNMMANDAQEGICAFLEKRKPEWQDS
- a CDS encoding ABC transporter ATP-binding protein, with amino-acid sequence MQPDISVKHLSKVYGDGFQALKDINLDIRRGEIFALLGPNGAGKTTLISIICGIVNASSGQVTAAGYDIVKDYRKARETIGLVPQELNTDSFETVWNAVSFSRGLFGKAPKPAHIEKVLKDLSLWDKRNNRIMSLSGGMKRRLMIAKALSHEPQILFLDEPTAGVDVELRRDMWEMVRKLREHGVTIILTTHYIEEAEEMADRIGVIRGGEIILVEDKAQLMTKLGKKELRLQLQHKLDKVPGELTLEPIELSEDGYELIYTFDSQREQAGVTRLLRTLGDLGIEYRDLQTRESSLEEIFVGLVHE
- a CDS encoding DUF192 domain-containing protein; translated protein: MLYGCSSGIAAPQDGLPVVEACFVSASGVVPVQLEIASTSEQRQKGLMGRTSMAPDAGMLFKYREPRSASHGFWMYKTLIPLDIAYLNEDGKIGSIRKMVPCPSASGSGCPTYPAGVPFIEAVEMNAGFFLEHGIGTGDRLAIGKDNCPAN
- a CDS encoding PhnE/PtxC family ABC transporter permease, yielding MFSSPTVRTSFIFVAVAIVGLLFADIAITASNPWRDLGNFFLGVLTPNFFSSEGLMTALLRTVAFAFVGVALGSVCGFLLSLVYRFLPVRIFCAFIRAIHELFWALIFLQFFGFHPLTGVLAIAIPYSGIFAKVYSEILDETDPEPGRLLPPGTGTIAAFLYTRIPDCWVQLRTYTAYRLECGLRSSAILGFVGLPTLGFYLETSFSQGLYSDAGAMLILFYVLIATMPLWVRPRLLPVYILGAPFFLGDGLPIVWGNVARFFTEDIVPSPLRNGEGVAGLIPWFNDLMINEAMPGIWNTVILTQIALVATGILTLLAFPLISNHFGGPVRRTSGHIFLVIARSTPEYILAYILLQLWGPSMLPAVVALALHNGGIIGHLIGRQTNGIRLRPDAPTGFNRYSWELVPRVYRSFLAFLFYRWEIIMRETAILGILGIYTLGFYVDSAIQNIRFDRAMVLILITALLNIGIDTLGRYIRRKLALQTMPTC
- a CDS encoding ABC transporter permease; the encoded protein is MNLYGIRAIYNFEMARMKRTVMQSVLSPVISTCLYFVVFGSAIGSRMGDIDNIAYGAYIIPGLVMLSLLMQSISNASFGIYMPKFSGTIYEVLSAPVSYVEVVLGYVGAAATKSIILGLIILATAKFFVDYDVLHPFWMLSFLVLTSVTFSLFGFIIGIWADGFEKLQIVPMMIVTPLVFLGGTFYSIDMLPEVWQTVSLFNPVVYLISGFRWAFYGVSDVHIAISVGMTLVFLTACMVGIWWIFKTGYRLRS